One Rosa chinensis cultivar Old Blush chromosome 5, RchiOBHm-V2, whole genome shotgun sequence genomic region harbors:
- the LOC112166217 gene encoding serine/threonine-protein kinase RIO1 produces MEEVESSMSKYLEYLDYDDEAVEGFFPINCRRPNAHGGLHRPNNSTLQPLSNRYQKFSARIRASPLEEWEGRLNIGMSNNVTTSIREFIREMAIGRTKTTDRADRATVEKVFDFRTKFIIYKLMGRDVCKEINGCISTGKEANVYHATNSDGQERAIKVFKTSVLDFKDRDRYVQGDFRFRRGYCKNNPRKMMKTWAEKEMRNLKRIKDAGIRCPTAHHINHHVLVMDFIGKAGWAAPLLNDAALSLDKLREGYREIIIAMRMLYQKAKLVHTDLSEFNILYFEGHLYIIDVSQAVDLFHTNANEFLRQDCVHVSDFFKKHGVAVMTTRELFDFIVDPSIAEEAVDSYLDEVQQKIVDRGDISAVDEIAESVFVQAYIPSTLNQVMDVEADVLRLTSGEDTEDMYYKTITGLRQALSSVPPSPCETESDSGSDEENSIDSHSSSGVKAQEPLNKKVARKENKKRVKEEKREARKHKLPKAVKKRRKKLSTGGKSR; encoded by the exons ATGGAGGAGGTTGAAAGCTCTATGTCCAAGTACCTGGAGTATTTGGATTACGATGACGAAGCAGTAGAAGGTTTCTTCCCTATCAATTGTAGGCGTCCCAATGCTCATGGAGGCCTTCATCGCCCTAATaactcaacccttcagcctctCTCTAATCGCTACCAGAAATTCTCAGCCCGAATCCGAGCTTCGCCTTTAGAG GAGTGGGAAGGCAGGTTGAATATTGGCATGTCCAACAATGTGACAACTTCCATTCGAGAGTTTATCCGAGAGATGGCCATCGGTAGAACCAAAACTACCGATAGAGCGGATCGTGCTACTGTTGAGAAG GTCTTTGATTTCAGAACCAAGTTCATTATATACAAGTTGATGGGCCGTGATGTATGCAAAGAAATAAATGGCTGCATTTCCACTGGGAAAGAA GCAAATGTTTATCATGCAACCAATTCTGATGGCCAGGAACGGGCAATCAAAGTGTTCAAAACATCTGTTCTGGACTTTAA GGACAGGGATAGATATGTACAAGGGGACTTCCGATTCAGACGCGGATACTGCAAGAACAATCCCAGGAAAATGATGAAGACATGGGCCGAGAAAGAAATGAGGAATCTGAAGAG GATAAAAGATGCAGGAATCAGATGCCCTACTGCGCATCATATAAATCATCATGTACTGGTCATGGATTTCATAG GAAAGGCAGGGTGGGCAGCACCTCTTCTGAACGATGCTGCACTATCATTAGACAAGCTACGAGAAGGTTATAGGGAG ATAATAATTGCCATGCGAATGTTATATCAGAAGGCCAAGCTGGTGCATACAGACCTCAGTGAATTCAACATACTTTACTTTGAG GGGCACCTGTACATTATTGATGTTTCTCAAGCAGTTGACCTTTTCCACACTAATGCAAATGAATTCCTACGTCAAGATTGTGTCCATGTTTCT GATTTCTTTAAAAAACATGGTGTAGCAGTTATGACAACTAGGGAGCTCTTTGATTTTATAGTTGATCCAAGTATTGCTGAGGAAGCAGTGGACAGTTATCTGGATGAG GTACAACAAAAAATTGTGGACAGAGGAGATATTTCTGCTGTGGATGAAATTGCTGAATCTGTATTTGTACAG GCATACATTCCAAGTACACTAAACCAGGTAATGGATGTTGAAGCAGATGTACTACGGCTAACTAGTGGTGAGGACACTGAAGACATGTACTATAAAACTATTACAGGACTAAGGCAGGCTCTTTCTAGTGTTCCACCATCTCCATGTGAAACTGAATCAGACTCTGGGAGTGATGAAGAAAACTCAATTGATTCGCATTCCTCATCTGGAGTCAAAGCACAAGAACCTCTTAATAAAAAAGTtgctagaaaagaaaacaagaagagaGTCAAAGAAGAGAAGAGGGAAGCTCGGAAACACAAATTGCCAAAGGctgtaaagaaaagaagaaaaaagttgtCCACTGGCGGAAAGTCACGGTAG
- the LOC112164581 gene encoding uncharacterized protein LOC112164581, with protein sequence MDLAPEELQFLSIPDILRESTSIPKQSPKTFYLITLTLIFPLSFAILAHSLFTHPLLNQLQGPSTDPAQLHHKWTVLLLFQFFYLIFLFAFSLLSTAAVVFTVASLYTSKPVSFSNTLSAIPKVFKRLFITFLWVSLLMVAYNFLFVGFLVLLIIAIDSQNPLLLLFSGVAVVVLFLVVHVYITALWHLASVVSVLESVYGFAAMKKSYELMKGKTGMAFALVFGYLTSCGIIGVVFGTVVVHGGSDYGVFARIVVGGFLVGLLVIVNLVGLLLQSVFYYVCKSYHHQGIDKSALHDHLGGYLGEYVPLKSSIQMENLDV encoded by the coding sequence ATGGATCTGGCCCCAGAAGAACTTCAATTTCTCTCAATCCCAGACATTCTTCGAGAATCGACCTCCATCCCCAAACAGTCCCCCAAAACCTTCTACCtcataaccctaaccctaatcttcCCTCTCTCCTTCGCAATCCTAGCCCACTCTCTCTTCACCCACCCACTCCTCAACCAGCTCCAGGGCCCCTCCACCGACCCGGCCCAGCTCCACCACAAATGGAccgtcctcctcctcttccagTTCTTCTACCTCATCTTCCTCTTCGCCTTCTCCCTCCTCTCCACCGCCGCCGTCGTCTTCACCGTCGCCTCCCTCTACACCTCCAAGCCCGTCTCCTTCTCCAACACTCTCTCCGCCATCCCCAAAGTCTTCAAGCGCCTCTTCATCACTTTCCTCTGGGTCTCGCTTCTCATGGTCGCCTACAATTTCCTCTTCGTTGGGTTCTTGGTTCTCCTGATCATCGCCATTGATTCCCAGAACCCTCTTCTGCTCTTGTTTTCGGGGGTCGCCGTTGTCGTGTTGTTCTTGGTGGTTCATGTGTACATCACTGCGCTGTGGCACTTGGCGAGTGTGGTTTCTGTGCTGGAGTCGGTTTATGGGTTTGCGGCGATGAAGAAGAGCTATGAGCTGATGAAAGGGAAGACTGGGATGGCGTTTGCGCTTGTTTTCGGGTACTTGACTAGCTGTGGGATTATTGGAGTGGTTTTCGGGACGGTGGTGGTGCACGGCGGCAGTGATTACGGGGTTTTCGCAAGGATTGTGGTTGGGGGCTTCTTGGTGGGGCTTTTGGTGATTGTGAATTTGGTGGGCTTGTTGCTGCAGAGTGTGTTTTACTATGTTTGCAAGAGTTATCATCATCAGGGTATCGATAAGAGTGCTTTGCATGATCATCTTGGGGGGTATCTCGGAGAGTATGTGCCTCTCAAAAGCAGCATTCAGATGGAGAACTTGGATGTTTGA
- the LOC112164582 gene encoding peroxisomal 2,4-dienoyl-CoA reductase [(3E)-enoyl-CoA-producing] — protein sequence MESPFKAEVLKGKVALLTGGASGIGYEISVQLGKHGASIAVMGRRKNVIDSAVESLHSLGIPAIGLVGDVRKRDDAVRVLESTVKHFGRLDILVNAAAGNFLVPSEDLSPNGFRTVLDIDAVGTFTMCHEALKYLKKGAPGKDSSVGGTIMNISATLHYTATWYQIHVSAAKAAVDSITRSLALEWGTDYDIRVNGIAPGPIEDTAGFSKLLPQEILSKFKVNAPTTKVGQKWDIAMAAVYLASTAGKYINGTTLVVDGADWLTKPSHLPKERVKQLSRAVERRSRNEPVGIPKSKL from the exons ATGGAGTCACCATTCAAGGCGGAGGTACTGAAGGGCAAGGTGGCGTTGTTGACCGGAGGAGCCTCGGGAATTGGGTACGAGATATCAGTTCAGTTGGGCAAACATGGAGCCTCCATTGCCGTCATGGGTCGTCGTAAAAACGTCATCGACTCCGCTGTTGAATCCCTTCACTCCCTTGGCATTCCG GCTATCGGACTTGTGGGTGATGTTCGCAAAAGAGATGATGCAGTTAGAGTTTTGGAATCAACTGTCAAGCATTTTGGTAGGCTCGATATCCTTGTGAATGCTGCTGCTGGCAATTTCCTTGTCCCGTCTGAGGATCTATCCCCAAATGGATTTCGAACAG TTTTAGATATAGATGCTGTTGGCACCTTTACAATGTGTCATGAAGCACTCAAGTATCTCAAGAAGGGGGCACCAGGGAAGGATTCATCTGTCGGTGGAACAATAATGAACATAAGTGCCACTTTGCATTATACAGCTACTTGGTATCAAATTCATGTATCTGCAGCAAAG GCTGCTGTTGATAGCATTACAAGAAGCTTGGCATTGGAATGGGGCACAGATTATGATATCAGAGTCAATGGTATTGCTCCAGGACCTATTGAAGACACTGCTGGCTTTAGTAAACTCTTACCTCAGGAGATATTGAGCAAATTTAAGGTGAATGCTCCTACAACAAAAGTAGGACAGAAATGGGATATTGCTATGGCTGCAGTATATCTTGCGTCTACCGCAG GGAAATACATCAATGGAACAACATTGGTTGTAGATGGGGCAGATTGGTTGACCAAACCTTCCCATCTTCCGAAAGAGAGGGTAAAGCAACTGTCCCGAGCTGTGGAGCGAAGGTCTAGAAATGAACCAGTTGGCATTCCAAAGAGCAAGCTCTAA
- the LOC112203225 gene encoding MADS-box protein defh21 has product MGRGKIHISRIENRTTRQVTFAKRRAGLLKKTHELSVLCDVQIGLVIFSSTGKMFQYCSDSTSMEEIIRRYQYASGTRIPQHSDTDFLNAEIRKIRKETQDLHLSLQRYTGEDLSCVRFEDLEELENRLEESVNRVRARKFEILQQEVHNLRLSTKQREEQNDELCHLIKEHQAAVFAHQHHYQQQMEMEPKSEEHRQLMEQFPFCGEEQPLLQLATTSMQPQFAYQASTSSLPPNPPQLHDFSLNTPIYE; this is encoded by the exons ATGGGTAGGGGAAAGATACATATTTCAAGGATAGAGAACCGAACCACCAGGCAAGTGACTTTTGCGAAACGCAGAGCTGGGCTTCTGAAGAAGACGCATGAGCTTTCTGTGCTGTGTGATGTCCAGATCGGCCTTGTCATCTTCTCAAGCACTGGGAAGATGTTTCAGTACTGCAGTGACTCAACAAG CATGGAGGAAATTATAAGAAGGTACCAGTATGCTTCAGGGACACGTATACCACAACACAGTGACACG GACTTTTTGAATGCTGAGATAAGAAAGATCAGGAAAGAAACTCAGGACCTCCATTTGAGCTTGCAACGCTACACCGGTGAGGATCTGAGTTGTGTGCGATTTGAGGATTTGGAGGAGCTCGAAAATCGGCTAGAGGAGTCTGTCAACAGGGTTAGAGCTAGGAAG TTTGAGATCTTGCAACAAGAAGTTCATAATCTTCGCTTAAGT ACCAAACAGAGGGAGGAACAGAATGATGAACTATGCCATCTG ATTAAGGAGCATCAGGCTGCAGTCTTTGCTCATCAGCACCATTATCAGCAGCAAATGGAAATGGAACCGAAATCTGAGGAGCATCGACAGCTAATGGAACAATTCCCATTCTGTGGTGAAGAACAGCCTTTGCTTCAGCTTGCAACTACATCCATGCAGCCTCAGTTTGCCTACCAGGCTAGTACTAGTTCTCTCCCGCCTAATCCACCGCAGCTTCACGATTTCAGTCTCAACACCCCCATCTATG AGTGA